In Acidobacteriota bacterium, one genomic interval encodes:
- a CDS encoding alkaline phosphatase family protein, with product MKKIIITLIIIICALILISSYLSFVRIPADHIGITSGSIYGEGIHCKLPYARILIIPASSSLELDGIEISSRERLKGVLKVRMNYLIDPSNIPAPSRKVIVKNGRAGFLTNLLAEGSREIFPLFPAADISPRARISEVITQKIMEIFSKHGITISDLNWSVTFTDPAFSARMRDEVESKINPTDVKLLIIGLDAADWQIIDPLMKSGKLPNLQRLVKNGVRATMRSIDPMMSPLLWTTIATGQTPDVHGIADFLAYDPSSQRKIPITSNFRKARALWNILSDFNRRSAFIAWWATFPAEDINGIMVTELLTHSFFQSAGETKEKPYGITDPPEYYDEIKGELHNLEDITYHEVRRFIDITQEEFREGQSEARKPPQKDEDGGTLPVQHPVAFMIKALAATKNYHRVALDILDRGDFDLVSVYYEAIDMVGHRFQHCLPPQMKICSDEDFRKYSRAVTEFYIYQDKLIGELLRKIDRDTVVMVISDHGFRYGSDRPEDILPYTTNQPVEWHNEYGIFILSGPYVARGDIGRVSLLEIFPTVLAIMGFPQPEDIRGRIIEKAFTPEFFQKFPTRWIASYEAFGERPGMEQPQIPLEAQEEMLANLRALGYIGAEDTKPSKRPSATNDSDRKARDLSDRAADSGESKAALETNATYHRNLATFHLKQGDLKKAEEQLLLAQKKKRLPKTYEMLAEIYAQQSRIEDAIKMLEEALNHYPDLGDDDILWIVELYLTRGDIQSAYSAYEKWKSRIKKGAVRNACLGRLAEFQKNKSDAERYYQLSLEEDPALVSTALKLFYLLESQGRGDEIEPIIRKALGKIDRIDEYHNILGVLNKRKGNIDEAIKEFRKALEIYPDSEKFLFNLGTACMAIGDWNDAKLSLERAASLGSRNPSLWINLGSTYLQSGETTEALEAFQNAKKYGATGSSAHYGIALAYARLEKNDQAIAAAHEGLSINPSDENLKSLYSSLIRHNNSSSK from the coding sequence ATGAAAAAGATCATTATCACCCTGATCATCATCATATGTGCACTTATCCTGATTTCTTCATACCTCTCTTTTGTCAGGATTCCCGCCGATCATATCGGAATAACCTCGGGGAGCATCTATGGAGAGGGAATTCATTGCAAGCTCCCCTATGCGAGAATCCTGATCATCCCAGCATCATCAAGTCTGGAGCTCGACGGTATCGAGATAAGCTCACGGGAAAGACTGAAGGGTGTCCTGAAAGTCAGGATGAATTATCTGATCGACCCTTCGAACATCCCAGCTCCATCAAGAAAGGTTATCGTCAAGAATGGACGGGCAGGTTTTCTCACGAACCTGCTGGCGGAAGGATCGAGGGAGATCTTTCCACTATTCCCTGCCGCAGATATCTCCCCCAGGGCCAGGATTTCAGAAGTCATTACTCAAAAAATCATGGAGATATTCTCAAAGCATGGGATTACCATCTCGGATCTGAACTGGAGCGTGACATTCACCGATCCCGCATTCTCAGCCAGGATGAGGGATGAGGTCGAAAGCAAGATCAATCCCACCGATGTTAAACTACTCATCATCGGTCTTGATGCGGCTGACTGGCAGATCATCGACCCGCTCATGAAGAGTGGGAAGCTCCCGAACCTTCAGAGGCTCGTTAAAAATGGTGTCAGGGCGACCATGCGCTCCATCGACCCCATGATGTCTCCTCTCCTCTGGACGACCATAGCCACCGGCCAGACGCCGGACGTCCATGGCATCGCCGATTTTCTTGCCTATGACCCCTCGAGCCAGAGGAAGATTCCCATAACGAGCAACTTCAGGAAAGCAAGAGCTCTCTGGAACATCCTCTCCGACTTTAACAGGAGGTCGGCCTTCATCGCCTGGTGGGCCACCTTCCCCGCCGAAGACATCAACGGGATCATGGTCACCGAGCTTCTGACCCACTCCTTCTTTCAGTCTGCCGGAGAGACTAAGGAGAAACCTTACGGGATCACCGATCCGCCCGAATATTACGATGAGATAAAAGGAGAGCTTCACAATCTTGAAGATATAACCTACCACGAAGTGAGAAGATTCATCGATATCACGCAGGAGGAGTTCAGGGAGGGACAAAGTGAGGCACGCAAACCCCCTCAGAAGGATGAGGACGGGGGAACACTCCCTGTCCAGCACCCGGTCGCCTTCATGATCAAAGCCCTCGCAGCCACGAAGAACTATCATCGGGTTGCCCTGGATATCCTCGACAGAGGCGATTTCGACCTCGTTTCCGTTTACTATGAAGCCATCGACATGGTTGGACACAGATTCCAGCATTGCCTGCCGCCGCAGATGAAGATCTGTTCCGATGAGGATTTCAGAAAATACAGCCGCGCCGTCACGGAATTCTACATCTATCAGGACAAGCTCATAGGAGAGCTTCTCAGGAAGATTGACAGGGATACAGTAGTAATGGTCATCTCCGACCACGGGTTCCGTTACGGTTCAGACAGACCAGAGGATATCCTTCCTTACACGACGAACCAGCCTGTAGAATGGCACAATGAATATGGAATATTCATTCTTAGCGGACCTTACGTCGCAAGAGGCGATATCGGCAGGGTGTCGCTCCTCGAAATCTTCCCGACCGTTCTTGCCATCATGGGCTTTCCTCAACCGGAGGACATAAGAGGCAGGATCATCGAAAAAGCATTCACGCCGGAGTTCTTCCAGAAATTTCCGACACGATGGATAGCTTCCTATGAAGCCTTTGGCGAGCGGCCCGGGATGGAACAACCGCAGATACCGCTTGAAGCGCAGGAAGAGATGCTTGCAAACCTGAGAGCCCTCGGCTACATCGGCGCCGAAGATACTAAACCTTCCAAACGTCCCTCTGCAACAAACGATTCGGATAGAAAAGCCCGGGACCTATCTGATAGAGCAGCCGATAGCGGTGAATCTAAGGCGGCTCTCGAGACTAATGCCACATATCATCGAAATCTTGCCACTTTCCATCTGAAGCAGGGAGATCTCAAAAAGGCGGAAGAGCAGCTCCTCCTCGCTCAGAAGAAGAAGAGGCTTCCAAAGACCTACGAGATGCTCGCCGAGATCTATGCCCAGCAGAGCAGAATCGAAGATGCCATCAAAATGCTCGAAGAGGCGCTCAACCATTACCCGGACCTCGGTGATGACGACATCCTCTGGATAGTGGAGCTTTACCTCACGAGGGGAGATATTCAGAGCGCATACTCAGCTTATGAAAAATGGAAATCAAGAATAAAGAAGGGAGCCGTCAGGAATGCATGTCTGGGAAGGCTTGCCGAATTCCAGAAAAATAAAAGCGATGCGGAACGCTACTATCAACTATCCCTCGAAGAAGACCCCGCTCTTGTTAGCACTGCCCTTAAGCTCTTCTATCTTCTGGAATCACAGGGAAGAGGAGACGAGATCGAGCCGATCATCAGAAAGGCTCTCGGGAAGATCGATCGCATCGATGAGTATCACAACATTCTCGGCGTTCTGAACAAGAGGAAAGGAAACATCGATGAAGCTATCAAAGAGTTCCGGAAGGCGCTCGAGATCTACCCCGATAGCGAGAAATTCCTGTTCAACCTCGGAACGGCATGCATGGCAATCGGCGACTGGAATGATGCAAAGCTTTCCCTTGAGAGAGCAGCCTCCCTCGGTTCCCGTAACCCTTCCCTCTGGATCAATCTTGGAAGCACTTATCTGCAGAGCGGTGAAACGACCGAAGCGCTTGAGGCTTTCCAGAATGCGAAGAAGTATGGTGCTACCGGCTCCAGCGCCCACTATGGTATAGCCTTAGCCTATGCTCGCCTTGAAAAGAACGATCAGGCTATCGCAGCAGCCCATGAAGGGCTCAGCATCAACCCCTCCGACGAAAACCTCAAAAGTCTTTACTCCAGTCTGATCAGACACAACAACTCCTCTTCAAAATAG
- a CDS encoding TonB-dependent receptor, which translates to MQNRLLILFSLALLAMGMASVTLAQETTTGILEGKVTDEKGNPIANAVITVAGPRGVLTTTTDAKGYYIIPFVKGGKYDVKAEASGYATMVQSDILVSINTRTQVPFALPAGKVETITVTAQAPMVDLKQTSTGATINLAEFVDYVPVPRSYMGLFTLSPGVVSGGGTGAGNYSISGSSGLENSYLIDGVNVTHTGYGGIGAYNIVYGSLGTGVTSEFLEQVQVKTGGFEAEYGQATGGVINTIVKTGGNEFHGNIGYYATPSGLEGSREWVRTASGSVNLRERDNSDLGFSAGGRFIQDKLFWFAAINPIVTTDSFIAPDTVWPEDVSGRPYAAGTHVYPMWDKGLQERERWNYNYAGKLTWYVVPNHRLEFTAFGDPSKGKEGPQRSLSLLYSDYATIGGGQSETKYGGNNFSIKYDAIFYSNFFMEFMIADRSAKFEETDTTGLWRYRDQRGFFDWFFGSTSVPIRTYEGGVGFISNDTDESTQYALKFTNILGIAELKYGVTYDDISYTDQPDYSGPNLNLPLPMDVDGDGSYTDDLTDMIVQSTTGAYVDIRGSWASPYYRITRCRLHPEPPATTTKEWNAFVQSTLALGAHFNLKLGLRATQQEITGAGTYTLPFSQDPVVHTLRPIPKTYEPSSYKFDWAFAPRAGFTWDLFANGKDKIYANMARYYERIPNDLAVRSLSNEVGISRMEFTDKALTTRRSRTIYFQGLEKTRIEDGTKLPYVDEVLVGYAKQLTPDLAVEARAIFRKQGRVLEDVQYTPLESIQNWYYGYSYGYPYDPFGGSLSSPESTTFPAAPFGEYVLANPGKNTPAAAVFDPEREYKALELILNKRFSDNWMLYAFYRYAKLIGNYEGLFRNDNGQSDPNITSLFDFPNSYMMRGQFNPGYLNTDRPHTLNIYTSYKLPIGLSIGVNFNWQSGTPRTPFLAHPNYQNSGEIPGADPIYNYWVLIDADADGTVDDLRLRETDNLYDYFNDPDAYSSWVFLKDYKEVSRGYLGRTPDTATFGLHLAYPFKIGKTDLNVMLDVFNLFNSQAVTGFNDNVEYQAGLTDPDYLVPIEYQSPRTVRLSARWSW; encoded by the coding sequence ATGCAAAACAGATTACTGATCTTATTCTCACTGGCACTGCTTGCCATGGGAATGGCATCTGTAACCCTGGCACAGGAAACGACGACTGGAATCCTTGAAGGAAAGGTTACGGATGAAAAGGGGAATCCCATAGCCAACGCCGTTATCACGGTTGCCGGGCCCCGCGGAGTCCTTACGACGACTACCGATGCAAAGGGGTATTACATCATTCCCTTCGTCAAAGGTGGGAAGTATGATGTAAAGGCCGAGGCTTCCGGATATGCCACGATGGTTCAGAGCGACATCCTGGTTTCGATTAACACGAGAACACAGGTGCCTTTCGCTCTTCCTGCTGGTAAGGTGGAGACCATCACGGTAACCGCTCAGGCTCCCATGGTTGACCTCAAACAGACATCGACAGGTGCCACGATCAACCTGGCTGAGTTCGTGGATTATGTCCCTGTTCCTCGAAGTTATATGGGACTCTTCACGCTCTCTCCAGGCGTTGTGAGCGGCGGTGGTACAGGTGCTGGCAACTATTCCATCTCCGGATCATCCGGTCTCGAGAACAGCTACCTGATTGATGGCGTCAATGTCACCCATACCGGCTACGGTGGGATAGGCGCCTACAACATCGTATATGGTTCACTCGGAACGGGAGTCACATCCGAGTTCCTGGAGCAGGTCCAGGTAAAAACGGGCGGTTTCGAGGCCGAGTATGGACAGGCAACCGGTGGTGTCATCAACACGATCGTCAAGACGGGTGGCAATGAGTTCCACGGGAATATCGGATATTACGCTACTCCGAGCGGCCTTGAAGGGTCCAGAGAGTGGGTGAGGACTGCCTCCGGATCCGTGAACCTCAGAGAACGCGATAACAGCGACCTGGGCTTCTCGGCAGGCGGCCGCTTCATTCAAGACAAGCTCTTCTGGTTTGCCGCCATCAACCCCATCGTGACGACAGATTCCTTCATCGCTCCTGACACCGTATGGCCAGAAGATGTATCTGGTCGTCCATATGCCGCAGGAACCCATGTCTATCCGATGTGGGATAAGGGGCTTCAGGAAAGAGAGAGATGGAACTACAACTATGCCGGGAAGCTGACATGGTATGTGGTTCCAAACCACAGGCTGGAGTTCACGGCGTTCGGCGATCCGTCAAAGGGAAAAGAAGGACCTCAGCGTTCACTTTCGTTGCTCTATTCAGACTACGCTACAATCGGCGGCGGCCAGAGCGAGACGAAATATGGCGGAAACAATTTCTCTATCAAATATGACGCCATATTCTATTCCAACTTCTTCATGGAATTCATGATAGCGGATCGCAGCGCTAAATTTGAGGAAACGGATACGACTGGTCTGTGGAGATACAGAGACCAGAGAGGGTTCTTCGACTGGTTCTTTGGTTCCACCTCGGTTCCAATAAGGACTTATGAAGGCGGAGTCGGGTTCATCTCCAACGATACGGACGAAAGCACACAGTACGCCCTCAAGTTCACGAATATTCTGGGTATCGCCGAGCTGAAATACGGAGTAACTTACGATGACATCAGCTACACCGATCAGCCTGACTACTCCGGTCCGAATCTCAACCTTCCGCTCCCGATGGATGTTGACGGGGATGGGTCTTACACCGATGATTTGACGGATATGATCGTTCAATCGACAACGGGCGCCTACGTGGATATCAGGGGGAGCTGGGCATCGCCTTATTACAGGATCACCCGATGCCGTCTGCACCCGGAACCACCGGCCACAACGACAAAAGAGTGGAACGCATTCGTTCAGAGCACCTTAGCGCTTGGCGCCCACTTCAACCTCAAACTCGGTTTGAGAGCGACCCAGCAGGAGATCACCGGTGCCGGTACCTACACCCTTCCATTTTCACAGGATCCGGTCGTCCACACTCTCCGCCCGATACCAAAGACTTATGAGCCATCGAGCTATAAGTTCGATTGGGCATTTGCGCCAAGAGCAGGATTCACCTGGGACCTCTTTGCCAATGGCAAGGATAAGATTTACGCGAATATGGCCAGATACTATGAAAGGATCCCGAATGACCTGGCTGTCCGCTCTCTGAGCAATGAAGTCGGCATCAGCAGAATGGAGTTCACTGATAAGGCATTGACAACCAGAAGGAGTAGAACGATCTACTTCCAGGGATTAGAAAAGACCAGGATCGAGGATGGGACGAAGCTCCCGTATGTCGATGAAGTCCTCGTCGGCTATGCCAAGCAGCTTACTCCAGATCTGGCCGTGGAAGCGAGAGCCATATTCAGGAAGCAGGGCCGCGTCCTCGAGGATGTCCAGTACACGCCACTGGAATCGATCCAGAACTGGTACTATGGATATTCTTATGGATATCCATACGACCCATTTGGAGGTTCTCTCTCAAGCCCTGAAAGCACAACGTTCCCTGCCGCTCCATTCGGAGAGTATGTTCTCGCCAATCCAGGGAAAAACACTCCAGCAGCAGCAGTCTTCGATCCTGAGAGGGAGTATAAAGCTCTCGAGCTCATCCTCAACAAGAGGTTCTCCGATAACTGGATGCTCTATGCCTTTTACCGGTATGCCAAACTGATCGGTAACTATGAGGGGCTGTTCAGGAACGACAATGGCCAGAGCGACCCCAACATCACATCGCTCTTCGACTTCCCCAACTCTTACATGATGAGGGGTCAGTTCAATCCTGGATACCTCAACACCGACAGGCCGCACACCTTGAACATCTACACTTCTTATAAGCTTCCGATCGGCCTGTCCATAGGTGTCAATTTCAACTGGCAATCCGGTACGCCAAGAACTCCGTTCCTCGCGCATCCGAACTATCAGAACTCCGGGGAGATCCCCGGTGCCGATCCGATCTACAATTACTGGGTATTGATAGACGCCGACGCAGATGGCACTGTTGATGATTTGAGACTAAGAGAAACCGATAATCTCTACGACTACTTCAATGATCCTGATGCTTACTCCTCCTGGGTCTTCCTGAAGGATTACAAGGAAGTGTCGAGAGGTTATCTCGGAAGGACGCCAGATACTGCCACGTTCGGTCTCCATCTCGCCTACCCGTTCAAGATCGGAAAGACTGACCTGAATGTCATGCTCGACGTCTTCAACCTCTTCAATTCACAGGCCGTAACAGGCTTCAACGATAACGTGGAATATCAGGCCGGTCTGACCGACCCGGATTATCTGGTACCTATAGAATATCAGTCACCAAGGACGGTAAGGCTCAGTGCAAGGTGGTCCTGGTAG
- a CDS encoding tetratricopeptide repeat protein — MFKLFLKKTSMDSLSICFIFLLAMSLVTISFPATAADAKIQGKVVDENGNGLAGVEITLQPEQHNLPTLKVKSKKNGTYFFGMVKPDNYGFTAEKEEYVLSEAEIVIMDDEKKVKEKAKGMISPEKTPPPPIGVESDVLITLNLTMRPRAEVIQELANTKISQARSLLNEGRFEEVLNITKEILSTDPDNSTAHYLQGSAYLYLKDNEKATTCLKRSLALNPDQEGAHFSLGQIYYNSGKMNESIEEFNKELQISTDNPAVKAPTYLNLGIIYRDLKDLEKAAGAFEKAIEINPKEISAYSELATIYTLLNKPEKAEEVVSKIQEIGSQNPDIYFNLGVSYYNRKNYPKAAEEFQKVIDIKPDYALAYKLLASSMLNMGENEKAILHLKKYLELALDAPDRDDIEQIIKNLESN, encoded by the coding sequence GTGTTTAAATTATTTCTTAAAAAAACAAGCATGGATTCCCTTTCGATCTGTTTTATCTTTCTTCTGGCAATGTCTCTCGTGACTATCTCTTTCCCGGCAACAGCGGCCGATGCAAAGATCCAGGGAAAAGTGGTTGATGAGAACGGAAACGGTCTGGCAGGAGTGGAAATCACTTTGCAGCCCGAGCAACACAATCTGCCAACCTTAAAAGTAAAGTCGAAAAAGAACGGCACCTATTTCTTCGGGATGGTAAAGCCGGATAATTATGGCTTCACGGCAGAAAAAGAAGAGTACGTCCTCTCGGAAGCAGAGATCGTCATCATGGATGACGAGAAGAAGGTCAAGGAAAAAGCCAAAGGAATGATCTCTCCTGAAAAAACTCCTCCTCCTCCGATCGGGGTCGAGTCCGACGTCCTCATCACACTCAACCTGACCATGCGGCCAAGGGCAGAAGTCATCCAGGAACTGGCGAATACGAAGATCTCGCAGGCCCGCAGCCTTCTGAATGAGGGACGATTCGAAGAGGTCCTGAACATCACGAAAGAGATTCTCTCGACCGATCCTGACAACTCTACCGCTCATTATCTTCAGGGTAGCGCTTACCTCTATCTCAAAGACAACGAAAAAGCCACGACCTGTCTCAAGAGGTCGCTGGCGCTTAATCCCGATCAGGAAGGTGCTCACTTCAGCCTGGGACAGATCTATTACAACAGCGGGAAGATGAACGAAAGCATCGAGGAATTCAACAAGGAGCTCCAGATTTCCACCGATAATCCTGCCGTCAAAGCGCCCACTTATCTCAATCTCGGGATCATCTACAGAGATCTCAAAGACCTGGAAAAAGCAGCAGGAGCGTTCGAAAAGGCTATCGAAATCAATCCCAAGGAGATAAGCGCTTATAGCGAGCTGGCCACCATCTATACCTTGCTCAACAAGCCGGAGAAAGCCGAAGAGGTCGTTAGCAAGATCCAAGAGATCGGAAGCCAAAACCCTGACATTTATTTCAACCTCGGCGTAAGCTACTACAACAGAAAGAATTATCCAAAAGCTGCGGAGGAATTTCAGAAGGTCATCGATATCAAGCCAGATTATGCTCTTGCCTATAAGCTTCTGGCTTCTTCAATGCTCAATATGGGTGAGAACGAAAAGGCAATCCTTCATCTCAAAAAATATCTCGAACTTGCCTTGGATGCACCCGACAGGGATGACATAGAGCAGATCATTAAAAATCTGGAATCAAACTAG
- the rimP gene encoding ribosome maturation factor RimP codes for MIDKFLEEIRKKARELARKVVEAEGLELFHLELKQEGHRGILKVFIDKEEGVNINDCERVSHQLSTELDVENFIPFSYTLEVSSPGLDRPLFSEKDYARYAGKAARIRTHDAIDGQRNFKGRLKGFSDGIVTLEVDVRKGETRDVQIPLSSIASARLEIEI; via the coding sequence ATGATAGATAAGTTTTTAGAAGAGATCAGAAAGAAGGCGAGGGAACTCGCCAGGAAAGTCGTCGAGGCCGAGGGGCTCGAGCTCTTCCATCTGGAACTAAAACAGGAAGGGCACCGGGGTATCCTGAAGGTCTTCATCGACAAGGAGGAAGGGGTCAACATCAACGATTGCGAGAGGGTCAGCCACCAGTTGAGCACGGAACTCGACGTGGAGAACTTCATCCCATTCAGCTACACTCTCGAGGTTTCATCTCCGGGTCTCGATCGTCCTCTCTTTTCCGAGAAAGACTATGCTAGATATGCCGGAAAGGCCGCGAGGATCAGGACGCACGATGCGATTGACGGGCAGCGCAATTTCAAGGGACGACTGAAAGGCTTTTCCGATGGAATCGTCACACTCGAAGTGGATGTTAGAAAGGGGGAAACCAGGGATGTGCAGATTCCCCTCTCCTCAATCGCAAGTGCCCGATTGGAAATAGAAATCTGA
- a CDS encoding VWA domain-containing protein, giving the protein MDVSLVLLEAIVHDKKRNHVRGLKKEDFQVFEEGKEQKIAVFEEVDLTRKEAFEEAVESKAPGALKEDVQRDSAEISSPLEHKGRVFLFLFDVYNSPSALFVSQAKKAVRDFMETRFNPGDIAAIYELTPELMMTCEFTSDWREVIDSLEKVRFFPGKNIGEQLLEEAANFRIPSKEDSQWRIAQAAALKNQIFRQERQNFYQNLGSLSFTLAEFPGKRMIVLFSGGFPMTVPGDINDDFGGFTPAFRDLIANMAKNNVSIYTFDVGETLSFADATQSVDYRIALGKLGLGENFLEEIGLGGSFFRDSTQVRKQILAVFGNETGGAFMINPDYKEGLASLDDDTNHYYLIGYYPAEKVEKERYRRIKIKVSMENTTIISRRGRFATKGEHDNKKKIAPESTLQDVRKLQMDIKRSEDTVIPCAISTIFSPAEEGKTRVTFAIQILDRIEPFINEQGNGIVDMTLRILASSGEVTIGSIEKDIKAILKPEGASSLSGGFRILEYMDLVPAIYDFQVFLRLNGMGKYMLWSKALEVHSFKSGDLDLGSFSFALAQSSPLLFDSYADEVAAVKRPEEARETKEATETEKMKEEAGETRITQEAKETRRVSEAGQKAVSHPFELRNGFRIVPVAIRNFRKGESIYLFYKIMNAQRLEGNGKPDLDLDFKLLEQEGSQPPAGLKPYADIQATLLYFGPEKEGTNLDALIELKIPGQEYNPGFYRLRITVKDRRSGSTITHEEKIQLL; this is encoded by the coding sequence GTGGATGTCAGTCTTGTCCTCCTCGAGGCGATAGTTCATGACAAGAAGCGAAACCATGTCCGCGGCTTGAAAAAAGAAGATTTCCAGGTTTTTGAAGAAGGAAAGGAACAGAAGATCGCTGTTTTTGAAGAGGTGGACCTGACGAGGAAAGAGGCCTTTGAAGAAGCCGTGGAGAGCAAAGCTCCCGGTGCTTTGAAAGAAGACGTGCAGCGGGATTCCGCTGAAATAAGCTCTCCACTGGAGCACAAGGGGCGCGTCTTCCTATTCCTATTCGATGTTTACAACAGCCCTTCCGCCCTCTTTGTGAGCCAGGCGAAGAAGGCGGTCAGGGATTTCATGGAAACCAGGTTCAATCCCGGCGATATTGCAGCGATCTATGAACTGACTCCAGAGCTGATGATGACCTGCGAGTTCACATCTGACTGGAGGGAAGTGATTGATTCGCTGGAAAAGGTGCGCTTCTTCCCGGGGAAAAATATTGGAGAGCAACTGCTCGAAGAGGCAGCAAACTTCAGGATCCCCTCGAAGGAGGATTCCCAGTGGAGGATCGCTCAGGCTGCTGCTTTGAAAAATCAGATCTTTCGCCAGGAGAGGCAGAATTTCTATCAAAATCTCGGCAGCCTCTCCTTCACTCTGGCCGAGTTCCCGGGAAAGAGGATGATCGTTTTATTCTCAGGTGGCTTTCCGATGACGGTTCCTGGTGATATTAACGACGATTTTGGAGGCTTCACCCCTGCTTTCCGCGATCTCATTGCCAATATGGCTAAGAACAATGTCTCCATATACACATTTGACGTTGGAGAGACGCTGAGCTTTGCCGATGCCACGCAGAGCGTGGATTACAGGATTGCCCTCGGCAAGCTTGGGCTTGGCGAAAATTTCTTAGAGGAGATCGGGCTCGGAGGCTCCTTCTTCAGAGATTCCACGCAGGTGCGGAAGCAGATCCTTGCCGTCTTCGGAAATGAGACGGGGGGAGCCTTCATGATCAACCCCGATTACAAGGAGGGACTCGCCAGCCTCGATGACGATACGAATCATTACTATCTGATTGGATATTATCCAGCGGAAAAGGTTGAGAAGGAGAGGTACAGAAGGATAAAGATCAAAGTCTCAATGGAAAACACGACAATCATTTCGAGAAGGGGAAGATTCGCGACGAAAGGGGAGCATGATAATAAGAAGAAGATTGCTCCCGAATCCACTCTGCAGGATGTCAGGAAGCTCCAGATGGATATAAAAAGATCGGAAGATACAGTCATCCCCTGTGCGATTTCGACGATATTCTCTCCTGCAGAAGAGGGGAAGACCAGAGTCACTTTTGCCATCCAGATCCTTGACCGGATCGAACCATTCATCAACGAACAGGGAAACGGAATCGTGGACATGACCCTTAGGATATTAGCCAGCTCGGGGGAAGTGACGATAGGCTCTATCGAGAAGGATATCAAGGCGATTCTCAAGCCTGAAGGAGCTTCATCTCTATCCGGAGGTTTTCGCATCTTGGAATATATGGATCTCGTTCCAGCCATCTATGATTTTCAGGTTTTTCTGAGGTTGAACGGGATGGGGAAGTACATGCTCTGGTCCAAGGCGCTTGAAGTTCATAGTTTTAAGAGTGGGGATCTCGATCTGGGCTCCTTTTCTTTCGCCTTGGCGCAGTCGTCCCCTCTCCTCTTTGATTCCTACGCGGATGAAGTGGCAGCCGTGAAGAGACCGGAAGAAGCGAGAGAAACAAAGGAGGCAACCGAAACAGAAAAGATGAAAGAAGAGGCTGGCGAGACGAGAATAACACAAGAAGCCAAAGAGACAAGAAGAGTATCTGAAGCGGGTCAAAAGGCTGTCAGCCACCCCTTCGAATTGAGGAATGGGTTCAGGATTGTCCCTGTAGCGATCCGAAACTTCCGGAAGGGAGAAAGCATCTATCTCTTCTACAAGATCATGAATGCCCAGCGCCTGGAAGGGAACGGAAAACCCGATCTTGATCTGGATTTTAAACTTCTTGAGCAGGAGGGGAGCCAGCCGCCAGCAGGGCTGAAGCCATATGCGGATATTCAGGCGACACTTCTCTATTTCGGACCAGAGAAGGAAGGGACGAACTTAGATGCTCTCATCGAGTTAAAGATTCCAGGACAGGAATATAACCCCGGTTTCTACCGGTTGCGGATCACCGTAAAGGACAGGAGATCCGGCAGCACTATCACCCATGAAGAAAAAATTCAGCTCCTGTAA